GATGTACGTGTTGATAGGGACCGCAGGCTGGCTAGGTGGACCAGAATCATTCGACACGCGCcttatcaaattatttatatacaCCTCAGCATTTCCTGAAGTTGCATCAGGCTCGTTGCTACCACCGAACCACGGCCATCCAGTTTCCGTTACAATGATAGGGATACCCGAGAAGTTGAGGTCGGCTATGGAGTTGTAAGTGGCATCGATCAATGCATCAAACATGCTGTTGTAGTGAAACAAGGTGTTTGGGTCGACAATCTGTTTAACGGGCGCGAGTGGCTTGAAAAGCGCATAGTCGAGAGGGAAAATGCCGTTGCTCTTGACATATTCGTAATAAGGATAAGCATTCAGCATGTAAAAGGACTTTGTGTTCATCAAGAACTGAAGGATCTGAATCATGATAGAGTTCAACTCTGTGTTGAAGGTGGCCGTGGAAGGAGGGAAAGACCGAGAAACGACGTCCATTGAATTAGGCGTCGACACTTTAACTTGGTAGTTGAGATTTGAAGCAACCAGGGCTTTGTACAGGTTGCTCATAGCAGGGACTAAAATAGGCGCGGCATGTGGGAGAGTAGTGAGGACTTCGCTTCCCACAGAAATTGAGGTAATATTGGTTGAAGGAGCATAAGCGGCGACGTTTTTATTAACCCAAGCTGCTGCTGTTGAAGCCAATTCTCCGATTCCTAGGACCTCCTTATTTGTAACACTGACCATGACTTCGATGCCGGTTTTTGCAAGAGCGTTCAGCATGTGGGCGTTCGCGTCATAGAGACGCACGTGAGTTATTTGATGAGCTCTGAGAATCGCAACTATATCAGGAGCCGATGGCATGTTAGAAACATCCGTTCCAATGTTGACACCCACGAACGCCCCTGCACGAAATTTCAGTACATTTTGTTTtgttataaataaaagaaacttGAACAATGTTAATTTCCAAGCTAAGAAACTAAGCCATCAATTAGCCCtattgcattatttgattaGGAAATTTCCACAACTATACTATAGGTGTCATTGTCCTTATTTGGATCATACTTCTCTAGTATCAAAGTTAAAGATGTCGTATACGATAATCAAATGTAGTTTGGTCCAACATTATCTTCAAAAGGACACATACTAATAATTGGAGTTCATCCAAAAGATTTATCTGACATCTAGTGAACTCGGACAGGTATGCCGAAATATTGAGCAGCATATATACATCAAAGGATGCTTGAATTTCGCAGACTCACCAGTAGCATTGCAGAAATGACCACATATTAGCAGGACCGCATTAAGCCATATTCGGAGCATCATCAGCAAGAACTATAGAGCTTTTAGCTTCAATGTTCCTTCAACTGAAACACTGTCCTTTGATAATGTCGCTGTTGGCAATGGAAAACCAGCAAGTTTTACCCCTCAGAAGACTAACTATGTCGAAAACTTAGGAAATAGGCCCTCTGCCTTTTATACAAACAAATGACCTCCTAGTAAATGACAAGAGGGCAAACCTGCATCAATAATCTGGGAACTAAGTCATATACAAAATGAGCTTATAAATATGTATAGAAAGCCTTTGAATGCATACACCGAGTATTTGTGGTAAGCAAGACAAATCCAGAAATATGTGAACTCAAGTATGTCAATTTTGAACTAACATACAGCATAAATGCAAGCAAATGGACTTTGTAGACGCATTAGCACACGCATAAATCTATTCGGGATTTTGCAAGTATGAGAATCCAGAACTACTATGAGTGAGAATGCACCGAAAACCCAACTCGAGTTACTATATAAAGAGATCCAATCCAACAAAGGAATGCATATGCTGTGAATAATTCTGaaatgagaagaaaaagtaaaacaatCATCAAGCAAGAGGTCTGCTGATACatacccctatatatatatatacaacccCATGCAGTCACATTATCCATACACGATCCTAGTGAGAAACCACAGCTGTAAAACAGCTTAAATTAAAGATTAGACCATCAAATGTCTTAAACTGTCTCTATGTTAAGGCTCATTCCACAGATCTCAGACCCATGTTCAAGTTTTAAACTTTCTCAAAGAAAGATTGAAGTATATAAAAACAGAAGACTACATATAAATATTGTTCTCCAGATCACAACTTAACAAATATAGAAACTAAGAATGGCTAATCTAGTGGAAAATCCTGCCTTAAAGAAATAGCTGGTAGCAAAACCACACTATTATTAAGAGGGAATCTTTCTGAACAGGTTAAAAACTAAATCTTTATGCTATAATTTCACAAGGGCAGTAAATGCAAGTTCAAAATTACACTAGCCAAGCATAAACACAATGCACACACAACACAAGCCAAATAACTGAAGTGAGAGAGGGACACCAAGAATGTTCATAGAAGAGCAGTAAAACGGCGGTAATTAGCAGGAATTTGGGCAGAAAAACTCACTGATGGCAGAAGACTGCAGAGAAACACAGGGGGTGAGGGTGGGGGTGGACTGTGGTCAGTAGAAGTGGTCTCAGACAGCGTGGGTTAATCAATTTCAAATGCTGGTTGTTGTATTGTATGACCCTTGTCCAAAgaaaagattatttttttagtgCGCAAAAGAGTCCTACTTCATTTTCTATTGCAATGAAATAAATTGTTAGTTACTAGGTCAATAAATAAAAGACCCCAGCCCCAGCAATAGTTATAGTTAACCTCTCTTTTATTTCCATTTGACGTTTCATTGGTAACAAACatactaatttttaaaaataagagaCAGAGTTGTGAACTGTGATTTATCTTACATGTATATTTATGTAGTGGATAACTTATTCCTTTTTTCTTGTAATGCAAAAGATTTATGCTTAAATTTAGCAATTTTACTTTTGTGAAAAATGATGAATAATTTTATGATTGGGAGAGATTCGAGACCACAGCTTTAATGATCATAGAAACTGTAACTATACTATtcaaatggagtattattaaCAATTGATAAATATGGGgggaaaatttgtcaaaaagcATATGATAAAGATTAAAGACTCCGGATAGAAAAGCATACACCGGGTTTAGAGGAACATCAATTGGAATCATTTTATGCACAAAATAATTCTTACAAAATGTTGTTGCAGCGGTACAAATTTTCATGATGATTAAAAGAATATGGAATGTAAAACAGGGAGGAATTTAGTCCACAATCTAAAGTATAGAACATGGGATCCAGGAAGATGCCAGAAAATATGTGCaacaaataaagtaaaataaaatacgtGATAGTGGGCCCGCGTTTgtcttcatattttttcattttagtccgtctgttaataagagtctcatttcatttttattataaatgataCTATAGAGTCTTATATTTCTCTCAcattcatttaaaactaatatatacaagtgagactcatattcctctaactttttttccacctacttttcttacatttcttaaaactcatgtcgccAAGAAATAAGACTCATGATGGCGGAGggagggagtaacatttttcattagaataaatttatttttatcttttcaaGAAATATtcaaacttttaatttttactattataacTCAACAACTCTTTTTAAAATCATACTGACATTCATTCTAATATTCATAAATTGGAATTTATTACTAACTCACACGTGACATAAATTGGGAGTATATCCGTATAAGGGATAAAGTAAGCAAGAAAATGTTGTGGAAGATGAATTTGGCTTCTTCACCACCATTCCAATTCCAACCCAATGCAACAAGATTATCAAGAGTGAAGAGCAGAGCATCCCCAAAATTAAAGATTTTGAGCGCCCAGAAAAGGTGTTTGAGGTGCAACACCTTTTATGATGACTCCCACAACTCCCCTTCTGCTTGCTCTTTCCATGGCCACGCCACTGGTATTATCTATCcaccccttcttcttcttcttctaaaaAATAAGGAGTTTACACAAGGAATTTGGTGCGATAATCCCTAGTTTTCCATGGCAGCAGGGAATTTGGTGAGATAATCTCGCGTGCTGTTCAACTAACATTTCGACAACCTATGGAACAAAGCCTGCTTTTGGGCAAGTA
This sequence is a window from Salvia splendens isolate huo1 chromosome 5, SspV2, whole genome shotgun sequence. Protein-coding genes within it:
- the LOC121805570 gene encoding glucan endo-1,3-beta-glucosidase 4-like isoform X3, producing the protein MMLRIWLNAVLLICGHFCNATGAFVGVNIGTDVSNMPSAPDIVAILRAHQITHVRLYDANAHMLNALAKTGIEVMVSVTNKEVLGIGELASTAAAWVNKNVAAYAPSTNITSISVGSEVLTTLPHAAPILVPAMSNLYKALVASNLNYQVKVSTPNSMDVVSRSFPPSTATFNTELNSIMIQILQFLMNTKSFYMLNAYPYYEYVKSNGIFPLDYALFKPLAPVKQIVDPNTLFHYNSMFDALIDATYNSIADLNFSGIPIIVTETGWPWFGGSNEPDATSGNAEVYINNLIRRVSNDSGPPSQPAVPINTYIYELFNEDKRPGPISERNWGLVFTNGTSVYDLGLADAEISTGVNSSSSFCIARPSADEKSLQGGLNWACGHGQANCAAVQKGQPCYIPDTLQNHASYAYNDYYQKMRGSGGTCDFGGTATTTTVDPIRTRPWEGCFHLQH
- the LOC121805570 gene encoding glucan endo-1,3-beta-glucosidase 4-like isoform X2, which gives rise to MMLRIWLNAVLLICGHFCNATGAFVGVNIGTDVSNMPSAPDIVAILRAHQITHVRLYDANAHMLNALAKTGIEVMVSVTNKEVLGIGELASTAAAWVNKNVAAYAPSTNITSISVGSEVLTTLPHAAPILVPAMSNLYKALVASNLNYQVKVSTPNSMDVVSRSFPPSTATFNTELNSIMIQILQFLMNTKSFYMLNAYPYYEYVKSNGIFPLDYALFKPLAPVKQIVDPNTLFHYNSMFDALIDATYNSIADLNFSGIPIIVTETGWPWFGGSNEPDATSGNAEVYINNLIRRVSNDSGPPSQPAVPINTYIYELFNEDKRPGPISERNWGLVFTNGTSVYDLGLADAEISTGVNSSSSFCIARPSADEKSLQGGLNWACGHGQANCAAVQKGQPCYIPDTLQNHASYAYNDYYQKMRGSGGTCDFGGTATTTTVDPSYGSCRFTGRRASDFLDLLNINHVHGLCMVVSLFCINWVQFELDPGRVVSIFSTRTSRPVFG
- the LOC121805570 gene encoding glucan endo-1,3-beta-glucosidase 4-like isoform X1, with the translated sequence MMLRIWLNAVLLICGHFCNATGAFVGVNIGTDVSNMPSAPDIVAILRAHQITHVRLYDANAHMLNALAKTGIEVMVSVTNKEVLGIGELASTAAAWVNKNVAAYAPSTNITSISVGSEVLTTLPHAAPILVPAMSNLYKALVASNLNYQVKVSTPNSMDVVSRSFPPSTATFNTELNSIMIQILQFLMNTKSFYMLNAYPYYEYVKSNGIFPLDYALFKPLAPVKQIVDPNTLFHYNSMFDALIDATYNSIADLNFSGIPIIVTETGWPWFGGSNEPDATSGNAEVYINNLIRRVSNDSGPPSQPAVPINTYIYELFNEDKRPGPISERNWGLVFTNGTSVYDLGLADAEISTGVNSSSSFCIARPSADEKSLQGGLNWACGHGQANCAAVQKGQPCYIPDTLQNHASYAYNDYYQKMRGSGGTCDFGGTATTTTVDPSYGSCRFTGSSNSTLGGLFPSSALGPVGQSSDSTRTAVGLHFGTMVAAAAAVCLVI